The Deltaproteobacteria bacterium region AAACAAGGGGATCTGCTGGCCCTGGATGCCAAGGTGAATTTTGACGACAATGCGATGTTCCGCCATCCCGATTATGAAGCCATGCGCGATCTGGATGAAGAAGATCCTGCTGAAATCGAAGCGAAAAAATATGATCTTTCCTATATCAGTTTAGAGGGAAGCATTGGTTGCATGGTAAACGGAGCAGGCCTGGCGATGGCGACCATGGATATCATCAAAGTCAGTGGCGGCGAACCTGCGAATTTCCTGGATGTAGGCGGTGGGGCGACCGCAGAAAAAGTAACTGCGGCCTTTAAGATCATCCTCGCTGATCCCGAGGTAAAGGGCATCCTTATTAATATTTTTGGTGGCATCATGAAGTGTGACACGATTGCCGAAGGCGTGGTGACCGCAGCGAGAGAAGTAAACATCCAAGTGCCTGTGGTGGTACGTTTGCAGGGCACCCATGTCGATTTAGGAAAGAAAATTTTGCAAGAATCTGGACTGCCACTGGTGTCCGAAGATGATTTAACCAAAGCGGCTGCGAAGATAGTGGAGTTGGCGAAATAATTTTTTCTTCCCCTTGAGCTCAAGGGGAGGACAGGAGGGGTTATGGTCCACTTATACTCAATTGGCCATAACGCCCCCTGACCCCCTCTTAGCTTAAGAGGGGGAATTAAGGAATAATTATGTCAGTGTTGGTCAACAAAAACACCAAAGTCATGACCCAAGGGATCACTGGAAAAACGGGTCAATTTCATACCCAACAATGTAAAGCCTATGGCACACAAATGGTGGCCGGAGTCACTCCCGGTAAAGGCGGCCAGGCGTTTGAAGGAATTCCTATCTTCAATTCGGTAGCCGAGGCCAAGTCAAAAACCGGCGCCAATGTTTCGGTGATTTATGTGCCTCCTCCTTATGCCGCGAAGGCCATTTTAGAGGCGGTGGAGGCCGATCTGGATTTGGTGGTTTGTATTACCGAAGGCATTCCCGTCAACGACATGATTCAAGTGAAGCGCAGCATGCAAGGGAAACGCACTCGTCTCATCGGACCGAATTGCCCGGGGATTATTACTCCCGGAGAATGCAAGATTGGAATCATGCCAGGGCACATTCATCGTCCCGGAAAAGTAGCTGTGGTCTCGCGTTCCGGAACCCTTACCTACGAGGCGGTGGATCAGGTGACCAAGATGGGCTGGGGACAATCCACCTGCATTGGCATTGGTGGAGACCCGGTCAATGGAACCAATTTTGTGGATTGCCTTAAATTATTTAATGAAGATCCAGCCACTGAGGCGATGGTGATGATTGGTGAAATTGGAGGCTCTGCCGAAGAAGAAGCGGCGGATTACATCAAACGACACGTAAAAAAACCTGTGGCCGGATTTATTGCGGGCATTTCGGCCCCTCCCGGGAAACGCATGGGGCACGCGGGTGCCATCATTGCGGGGGGAAAGGGTACTGCAAAAGATAAAATTGCCGCCCTGGAATCCGCCGGAGTAAGAATAGCCAGAACCATTGCGGAAATTGGATTGGCTCTTAAAGAAATATATTCCTAAATCTCCTCCCCTTAAGGTAAGGGGAGGTTGGGAGGGGTTATGTGTATTGGATTTCATAGAACATAACTCCTCCCGAAATTGTTCGCACAATTTCCCTCTTATCTTAAGATGGGGTAACTGGAAGGTTATTAATTATGTCAAAAGAACAAACCCTCTCCATCATCAAACCGGATGGTGTTGCAAAAAATATCATTGGTGAATGTCTGGCCCGCTTTGAAAAAGCGGGTTTAAAAATTGTGGCCAGTAAAATGGTTCGGCTTTCGGCCCACGAAGCCGGGCAATTTTACGCCATTCACAAAGATCGCCCTTTCTACAAAGATTTGGTGGCCTACATGACTTCAGGCCCCGTGCTGGTGAGTGTGCTTGAAGGCGAAAATGCCATCCTCAAAAACCGGGAAATCATGGGAGCCACTGATCCTCAAAAGGCGGCTGTAGGAACCCTCCGTCGCGATTTCGCGACCTCCATCGAAGCCAACGTGGTGCATGGATCGGACGCGGCTGAAACAGCCAGGAATGAAATCACTTTTTTCTTTGGGGTCTCGCAGATTTTTTCGAGATAAGAACGATGGTAAGTGACTACCTCACCCCTGCCCTCTCCTACTCTAGGAGAGGGAGAGGTAGTACAATTTAAACTTTCAACTCCAACAACCAAGCAATCTCCTGACTCCTAAACCCTGCTGCCCCCGGATGTCCGCCGCCGCCGTGTTTTTGTGCGAGTTCGCTCACGTCAATCTTGTTGGAACGCAAACTGAAACTCCAGGTGTCGCCTGTGTAATGAAAAATGAGTCCCAGAGGATAATTTAATTCTTTGTAAATATATTCTCCGAGCTCGCTCGATTCCAAACCCCAGTTGACCGCCAAGGCCTTGTGCCCGTGAAAATTAATCTCAAAGCCCTTTTTGGCGGCATCCAAAATGCGCACTCGAAGACCTTTCAGGGAGAGGGCTCCGTGTTGAACGAGTTTTTTGAAACCTTCTTCATCCATTTCCTGGATCAAATATTTCCAGCTTTTTCCCGCGGGGTCGTGAATGTCTTCGTGCTCTCTCAGGGCCACACTCACCTCGCGAGACTGAGGCAGCTGCCAGAGCCATAAATCTTTGTCTCGAACATATTGAATAATCTTGGGCAGTGCCTGGCTGGGATGCTCCTGCTTAAAGGTGAGCGAAGCACCGGATTCCTCCAGGTCTACTGTACCCCAGCCCAGCTCTTGTTGAATAGGGACTGCTGTTTTATGATGATCGTACCAGAACACCTCTTTCGCCTTGGTCTTGAGGTCTTTCATGAGAGACGCTGGAAAACTGAAGTCGACGATAAAAACGGTTTTGCCACTATAGTCTTCGGGAATAGCCTCTCCATGATTCATGGGAAGCATTTTGGCCTCAGGATATTTACGTTTGAGGATGGCGGCAGCAGAGGCCCCATCGACACAATTGGCGTGGTAGAAGCAGAGGATGGTGGAATTCATGGGTTTACTTCGCCTGCGACTTCACTACAATTTTTGCCAATTCCTTGAAAGCTTCAAAAACGCCCTCACCTTTGGTGGCAATGCTTTCAAGGTCGGGGTTCTGATTGGGGTTAAGCAGATTGCGAAGGGCATCGTAATTGGCAACGTTGGCTAAATCGCGCTTGTTGTATTGAAACACGAGGGGAATTTTATCGAGGGATAAATTTTCTTCTGAAAGATTTTTCTTCAGATTTTCCAAACTTTTCAAATTGGCTTCCATTTGGTCCATTAATGAATCGGCCACAAATAAAATGCCATCCACCCCTTTTAAAATCAGCTTTCGAGAATCGTCGTACAGCACCTGTCCGGGGACCGTGTAAAGATGAAAGCGGGTTTTGTAGCCATTGACCTCAGAGAGAAAAAGCGGGACAAAATCAAAGAACAAGGTGCGTTCTATACCGGTATCAATGTGTAATTTATCCGACTTTTTCCCTTTAGCTTTCT contains the following coding sequences:
- the sucD gene encoding succinate--CoA ligase subunit alpha — its product is MSVLVNKNTKVMTQGITGKTGQFHTQQCKAYGTQMVAGVTPGKGGQAFEGIPIFNSVAEAKSKTGANVSVIYVPPPYAAKAILEAVEADLDLVVCITEGIPVNDMIQVKRSMQGKRTRLIGPNCPGIITPGECKIGIMPGHIHRPGKVAVVSRSGTLTYEAVDQVTKMGWGQSTCIGIGGDPVNGTNFVDCLKLFNEDPATEAMVMIGEIGGSAEEEAADYIKRHVKKPVAGFIAGISAPPGKRMGHAGAIIAGGKGTAKDKIAALESAGVRIARTIAEIGLALKEIYS
- the ndk gene encoding nucleoside-diphosphate kinase; translation: MSKEQTLSIIKPDGVAKNIIGECLARFEKAGLKIVASKMVRLSAHEAGQFYAIHKDRPFYKDLVAYMTSGPVLVSVLEGENAILKNREIMGATDPQKAAVGTLRRDFATSIEANVVHGSDAAETARNEITFFFGVSQIFSR
- a CDS encoding GTPase domain-containing protein — encoded protein: MSFINYSDKEINFKIVYYGPGLSGKTTSLKFIHQKAKGKKSDKLHIDTGIERTLFFDFVPLFLSEVNGYKTRFHLYTVPGQVLYDDSRKLILKGVDGILFVADSLMDQMEANLKSLENLKKNLSEENLSLDKIPLVFQYNKRDLANVANYDALRNLLNPNQNPDLESIATKGEGVFEAFKELAKIVVKSQAK